DNA from Bradyrhizobium japonicum USDA 6:
ATCGCGATCCGGCACATCGATACGACCTTCGCCGAGTTGCAGCGGCTCCAGAGCGTCGGCGACCTCGCCGAGGACATCGACCGCCGCATGAACGAGCTGCGGCTCGCCGCGCGCGATTTCGTCACTGATCCCGGCGCCGGGATCCAGTTCAAGCAGGTCGGCGAGGCGGCCGCGACGCTCAGCGACATCCTGAAGAAGACCCGCATCGAGCTCGCTCCCGAGCAGCAGGACATGATCGACGGGGTCACCGAGCGGCTGGCGACCTATCGCAATGGCCTCGAGCGGATCTCGACCCTGATCGACCGCCGCGCCCAGCTGCTCGCCGGCCTGCCGCCGCTGCGCGACCAGTTTGATGCCGCTGTTGCCGGCACCGCGGACCGCGAGCTCGCTTCCCGCCTGTCCGAGGCGCAGAGCCGGATCGCGCTCGGATTGCTGGCCCGCAACCCGTCTGCGGCCGAGCAGGCCGCACAGAACATGCGGGCGATGGATATCACGGATGCCAAGCTCCGCGCGGCCGTGAACGACTATGCCGAGGCCATCATCGCGGTGGCGGTCCGGGAGCGGCAGATCGCCGATATCGACCGCGAGGTGCTGGGCACCGAGGGCCGCCTGATCGGCCGCGTGACGGAACTGCTGCGCGAGGTCAGCGCGAGGCGCGGCCACGTGCTGTCGCGCGATTTCGCCCGCACGCTGACAGAGGCGCGGTGGCAGAGCATCGTGTTCGGCACCATCGGCGTCTTGATCGGCATTCTCGCGGCCGGCTTCGTGGTGCGGCGGACCGTCCGGCCGCTTGCGAAGATCGCGAGATCCATCCGCGCGCTCGCAGCGGGCGAGAAGGACACCTCGATCCCGTCGGCCGACCTCGACAACGAGATCGGCGACATCGCGCGCGCGGCCGAAGTGTTCCGCCGCGCGCTGGAGGAGGCCGACACGGCGCGCGAGGCGGCGGTGCGGGCGCTCACCGAGCAGCGCCTCGCCGAAGAGAGCTACCGCAAGCTGTTCGAAGGCTCGGTCGACGGCATCTATGTCACGACGCCGGCCGGCGATCTGCTCAACGCCAATCCGGCGCTGGCGCGGATGATGGGCTACGACAGTCCGCAGCAGCTCATCGACAGCATCAACGACATCGCCCACACCATCTACGTCCACCCCGAGGCGCGTGCCGAATATCAGCGGCTGATGGCGCGCGACGGCATCGTGCGCGAATTCGAGTACCAGGTGCGCCAGCGCAGCGGCAACATCCTGTGGCTTTCCGACAGCGCCACGGGCGTGCGGGACGAGGCGGGCAACATCGTCCGCTACGAGGGCACGCTGCGCGACATTACCGACCAGAAGCGGGCGGAAGACGCCATCGCCGAAGGCAGGCGCCTGCTCCAGCAGGTCATCGACACCGTGCCCGCGGTCATCAACGTCAAGGACCGCGAGCTGCGCTACGTGTTGATGAACCGCTACATGGCCGGCATCTTCGGCATCGAGCCCGGCGATGCGCTCGGCCGCACCACCGCGGATCTGATGTCGCGCTACGGCGCGGCCAAGTCCGACGAGAGCGACAAGAGGGTGCTCAAGCTTCGAAGGGGCCTCGGCTTCTACGAGGAGGAGTACAAAGATTCCTCCGGCAACATGCGGCAATGGCTGGTTAACAAGTTGCCACTGCTCGATGCCGACGGCGAGATCGAGCGGATCGTCACCGTGGCGCTCGACATCGGCGAGCGCAAGCGCGGCGAGCAGGAGATGCGCAAAGCCAAGGAATCCGCCGAGACCGCGCTCCGGAATCTGCGCGAGACCCAGGCCTCGCTGATCGAGGCGGAGAAGCTCGCCGCGCTCGGACGGCTCGTCGCCGGCGTCGCCCACGAGGTCAACAATCCCGTCGGTATCAGCCTCACGGTCGCATCCGCGCTGGAGCGCAAGACCGCGATGTTCACCTCCGAAGTCGAGCGCGGCGAGCTCCGTCGCTCCACGCTCAACGACTTCCTCAACACCAGCCGCGATGCGTCCTCGCAGCTCGTCTCCAACCTGAACCGCGCGGCCGAGCTGATCCAGTCGTTCAAGCAGGTCGCGGCGGACCGCAACTACTCCGACCAGCGCAGCTTCGATCTCGGCGACCTCACCGAGCAGGTGGTGATGAGCCTGCGGCCGGGCCTGCGCAAACACAATCTGACGCTCAACGTCGAGTGCCAGCCGAGCCTGACCATGAACAGCTATCCCGGCCCGTATGGCCAGGTGCTGACCAATCTGTTTCTCAATTCGGTGGCGCACGCCTTTCCGGACGGCCGGCCAGGGATCATCGACATCCAGGTGCGCGAGTCCGGCAAGGACAATGTCGAGATCATCTTCTCGGACAATGGCTGCGGCATGTCGCTCGACGTCCGCCGCCGTGCCTTCGATCCGTTCTTCACGACGCGGCGCGACCAGGGCGGCACCGGCCTCGGACTGCACATCGTCTACAGCATCGTCACCAATCGCCTCGGCGGGCGGCTCGATCTCGATTCCGAGCCGGGCGAGGGGACGCGCATCCAGATCATCCTGCCGCGCACCGCGCCGCTCGAGCAGGCCGCGGAGTAGTCCCGCGCCTAGTCAGCTTCCGCGAGCTTGTGCAGGGTGGCGCCGAAAATCAAGCTGGCCTTGCCGACGAGCGCTGTGCCCGTCATCTCCGCGCGGGTGTCCGAGTAAGTCCCGCTGACGCCGATGCCGACGGGGGCAGGGCCGCCGAACAGCGGATTGTCGTCGCCCCGCGGCGAGGTGTGCCGTTGCACCAGCACCTCGCCTTTGAAGGTGTGGTCGTCCTTCACGATATAGCTGCCGGTGTAATACAGGTACGCATCGCCGCCAAGGATCTTGCCGTCGCGAAAAACAATCACGCCGCTGCCCTTGCCGACTCGACCATCGAGCAGGTTCACGTGAATCGAATAGAGGCCGTTCTTCATCACGTCCCACGGGCCGGCCGCCATCGCCCAACGGCGTAACCGGTAGAGCTTTTATGCCAAAGCGCGTTCCCGCGCGCAACGCGGCAGTTTGCCGGGCGGCGGTGCGATCTTGCCGCCGCCAGCCGTAGTTGTCCCGGCTTGTCTATGACACCACCATGACGGTCTGATCATGACGCGTGGCCAGTGGTTGCGAATCAAGTTGGCCCGCGAAATGCATAACCATTGTTGCACTGGCCGCGGGGTGCTGGAGCAAGACAAACGTGAGCAACTGGATCGATTCCGGCGGCGATGAGCCGCGTCTGTACAGTGTGCGTCCCACGATTTGCGAAACACAACGGCCGCCTAGCGGTGCGCCACGCTGGCGAAGCGTGGCCAGTCTCGCTTGCGCCTTGGCCCTGATCGCGCTCGCAGCCCCTTCGGGGCATGCGCGCGACCGCGGCCAGTTCGTGAACACCAATGCCGAATTGAAGGCATGGTTCGACGGCCTGCGCAGCGGCAAGGGGCCTTGCTGTTCGGATGCCGACGGCTCGGCGCTCTCGGACACTGACTGGGAGAGCAAGGACGGACATTATCGTGTCCGCATCCCGCGCCTGGGTCATGTGCTCGACGGCCAGCAGCAGGAACTCGTCTGGGTTGACGTGCCCGAGGAGGCCGTCATCTCGGAGCCGAACCGGGTCGGGCGCACCATGGTGTGGCCGATCTACGGCTACATGGGCGTCACCATCCGCTGCTTTATGCCCGGCAGCATGACCTAGCCGGGCGACAGGTACGCCCGACTTCGTCGACATCAGATGCGGCGCCGCGTCAGGTGTATTTCTTGTCGCGCTCGAGCAGCTCGATGGAGATGCCTTCCGGACCGCGGATGAAGCAGATGCGCACGCCGGGCCGGATCGTGGTCGGCTCGCGCGTGAACGTGACGCCCTTGGCCTTGATCTCGGCGGCGACGGCGTCGATGTCCTTCACGGTGAGACCGAAATGGTCGAGGCCCTGATGCGGGTGCGGCGGCGGCGGGTTGACGGCGTTGTCGCCCTCGAGCGATGCGATGAAGATTTTTGCGCCGCCGAGATTCACGTCGATCCGTCCCGGTGCGCGCACGATCTCGCCGCCGAGAATGTCCCGGAGCCAGGCCGCTGTGGCCTCCGGATCGGGACTGCGCAGATGGACGTGATCCCAAGTGACGACGACTGGCATTTCATGTTCTCCCAACGGGGTCTTCGATGTTGCAGCGCATGTTAGCGGCCCCGGCTGGTGATCGCCACCGTCCTTGCCGACTCGGCACGAGCGCGGGAACCTTAGTTCGTCTCCCGGATTAAGGTAAACAGTGGCCGAGTCCGTCATCGAACGAGCTCCGGCCGCGGTCGGTGATACAGCCATGAACGTCAGGTTTGACCGGATCGGGTGGGGACGTTTCGCCGGGAGCGGTGAGCGCCTGGCGCGAGCCGTGACGATAGCGAGCGTCTCGTTCGGGCGAAGTCTGCTCTGGCTACTGGCGGCGATCATCGTCGGCTGCGGGGTGTGGATGCTGCTGCCGCTCTCCAGGGGCAACAGCACCGAGCCGGTGAAGCCTGACGTGGCAACGGTCGAACC
Protein-coding regions in this window:
- a CDS encoding GrlR family regulatory protein, giving the protein MKNGLYSIHVNLLDGRVGKGSGVIVFRDGKILGGDAYLYYTGSYIVKDDHTFKGEVLVQRHTSPRGDDNPLFGGPAPVGIGVSGTYSDTRAEMTGTALVGKASLIFGATLHKLAEAD
- a CDS encoding VOC family protein, with translation MPVVVTWDHVHLRSPDPEATAAWLRDILGGEIVRAPGRIDVNLGGAKIFIASLEGDNAVNPPPPHPHQGLDHFGLTVKDIDAVAAEIKAKGVTFTREPTTIRPGVRICFIRGPEGISIELLERDKKYT
- a CDS encoding PAS domain S-box protein, with amino-acid sequence MSAELTPTPEKKRTFSLSIGQLTFGSFLLVLAVIIVTSTASVIAIRHIDTTFAELQRLQSVGDLAEDIDRRMNELRLAARDFVTDPGAGIQFKQVGEAAATLSDILKKTRIELAPEQQDMIDGVTERLATYRNGLERISTLIDRRAQLLAGLPPLRDQFDAAVAGTADRELASRLSEAQSRIALGLLARNPSAAEQAAQNMRAMDITDAKLRAAVNDYAEAIIAVAVRERQIADIDREVLGTEGRLIGRVTELLREVSARRGHVLSRDFARTLTEARWQSIVFGTIGVLIGILAAGFVVRRTVRPLAKIARSIRALAAGEKDTSIPSADLDNEIGDIARAAEVFRRALEEADTAREAAVRALTEQRLAEESYRKLFEGSVDGIYVTTPAGDLLNANPALARMMGYDSPQQLIDSINDIAHTIYVHPEARAEYQRLMARDGIVREFEYQVRQRSGNILWLSDSATGVRDEAGNIVRYEGTLRDITDQKRAEDAIAEGRRLLQQVIDTVPAVINVKDRELRYVLMNRYMAGIFGIEPGDALGRTTADLMSRYGAAKSDESDKRVLKLRRGLGFYEEEYKDSSGNMRQWLVNKLPLLDADGEIERIVTVALDIGERKRGEQEMRKAKESAETALRNLRETQASLIEAEKLAALGRLVAGVAHEVNNPVGISLTVASALERKTAMFTSEVERGELRRSTLNDFLNTSRDASSQLVSNLNRAAELIQSFKQVAADRNYSDQRSFDLGDLTEQVVMSLRPGLRKHNLTLNVECQPSLTMNSYPGPYGQVLTNLFLNSVAHAFPDGRPGIIDIQVRESGKDNVEIIFSDNGCGMSLDVRRRAFDPFFTTRRDQGGTGLGLHIVYSIVTNRLGGRLDLDSEPGEGTRIQIILPRTAPLEQAAE